TTCAGCGAATGCCAGCATACGTTGTTCTGCTTTGAGCAACTTGCCAAGCTGGCTTGCTAGACTTAATAATGCATCGTCAGCCATAGCAGCGCTTTCAAGCTAATGATTGCGTAAATGGCCGCCAGCAAGTCATCAAACATCACACCAAACCCGCCTTTTAGTTTCTGGTCGCACAGGCGAATGGGGAATGGTTTCCAAACATCAAACAATCGAAATAGCAGGAAAGCGACTAGCCACCAAACCCATGAAAATGGGCTGAATTCGAGAACCAACATGAAGGCGACAATTTCATCCCACACAATACTGCCATGGTCTGATACGCCAAGGTTTTTACCAGCGATATGGCAAATGGGGATGCCAACCAGAAACAATAGGGCGATGATGGAGGAATGCAGAAACTCTGGCGCAGACATTAATAGAATAAACAGCGGTGCGCCAACAACAGTACCAAATGTCCCCGGCGCTTTCGGGCTAAGCCCGCTACCAAAGCCAAGCGCTATGAAGTGGGCAGGGTGCTGGAATAGGAATTTCAGGTTAGGCGAAGTGGTCAAAGCCAGTCTCTTTTATGTCGATGATTTGATGCTGCTGGTTATAGACGGTACTAGAAAAATCGCCGTCAGTGGCAGCAATAATATTGCCGATACAACTGATAGGTAAAGTAAGTTCCTGGCTGATTTCAAGAATCTTGGCATGTTGAGATTTGGGTGCAGTAAAACATAGCTCGTAGTCATCACCACCTGCCAACACCAGCTTATGTATTGGCTTTTCATGCAGGTGATGGCTCACATAATTGCAAGTTGGCAACTGCTCAAGATGAATGTGCGCAGCTACTTTTGAGCGCTTTAAAATATGACCAAGGTCTGCCAGTAAGCCATCGGATATATCAATCATGCTATTCGCAATGTCGCGCAGTGCGATGCCCAGATGTACTTTAGGTTCGGGCTGCTCTAATGCCAGACGATAAATGCTCATTTCACTTTCGCTCAAGGCTATTTTGTTTTGCAGCACGGCCAGTGCGAGCGCTGCTGTACCTAATTCCCCTGAGACCCAGATTTCGTCACCAATCTTGGCGTTATCACGCCTGATTGCTTTGCCTGCAGGCACTTCGCCCATAATCTGCACGCTTAAAGTAAGGGGCCCTCGCGTGGTGTCGCCGCCTATTAGGTCAACGCCAAAAGTTTCTGCACAGGCAAAAAATCCTTCAGAGAATTTGGCTAACCATTCTTCATTAATCTCTGGTAATGCAAGCCCCAGGGTTGCCCAGCGTGGCTTTGACCCCATTGCTGCCATGTCAGATAAATTGACAGCCAGTGTTTTCCAGCCCAATTTGTAAGCATCAGTATCAGCAAAAAAGTGTGTGCCAGCAACTAATATATCTGTTGAAATGGCCAGTTCCATTCCCGCTGACGGCTTGATGAGCGCTGCATCGTCGCCTACGCCAAGCAAGGCTTGCGGCGTATTGCGCGTAAAGTAGCGCTGAATTAGGTCGAATTCTGAAGCCATTAGGAAGCGCTGGGCTTAGTGGCACGAATGGCAGATTTTGGCCTAAAGCTTTTAACAATGGCCTCGTTGGTCTCAATGTAAGGCCCGCCAATCAGGTCTATGCAATAAGGCACGGCAGCGAATATGCCATTGACAATGATCTTGCCATCTTCGTCCTTCAGGCCTTCTAGCGTCTCAGCGATGGCTTTAGGTTGGCCTGGCAGGTTGATAATCAGACTTTGTTTGCGAATGACGGCTACTTGTCGTGAAAGAATGGCGGTCGGTACAAAGTACAGGCTAATCTGGCGCATTTGCTCGCCAAAACCTGGCATTTCTTTGTCTGCCACTGCTAATGTAGCTTCAGGCGTGACATCGCGTAAAGCAGGGCCAGTGCCGCCTGTGGTGAGTATCAGGTCACATTTTTCATGATCAACCAGATCAATTAAGTTAGTTTCGATTTCAGGTTGTTCATCGGGGATGATGCGTGCAATATGGTGCCATTCAGTGGTCAGCGTTTTATCCAGCCAAGCTTTTAGCATGGGGATGCCTTTATCTTCGTATTCGCCGCTGAATGCGCGGTCGCTGATAGAGACCAGGCCGATTTTAATGAATTCTTTTGTCATTATGGTTGTCAATAAGTCGTAGGTAAAAATGAATCACTAAAAAGAATTAAAAATTAAACTGCAGAAAATAATTTAATCATACCATTAGCCCGCTGCACTCAAGGTAAGCTTGTGCAGTGGGGAATGATGACAGGAGAGGCATATGACACGCATTACCTTTGCTTTAATCTTGCTGCTCGGCCTTGTTGGTTGTGCAAGCAACAGTAGTAAACCAGTGAGCAGCCAAACAGGCGCAGTAAGTGCAGATAAACCAAATGCTGCAAATGCAATATCTAAACCAGCGACTGGAAACCCCTACGCAGACACATTCGTGAGTCGCGATAGACCCACTGTAGCGCTCAAGCCTGATCCAGACGGCCCCAAAATATACGCTGGTGAATCTAAAGACGATGACTATCAGCGCATGCTGGAGCGTGGTTTCGATATGATCGGCTACTCAAGTTTTGATGGCATAGAGGTATCGCCAGATGCGCTTAAGGAGCAAGCCAAAAATATCAAGGCTGACGCAGTACTAGTTTATACAGAACGTGCAGACCCCAAGCAATTAACTGTCAATATGCAGCAGATACGCGACAAGATTGCAGCCAAAAAAGCAGCTGAAGGTAAACCTGTGGACGCGGATAAAGCGGTAAGCCAGCCTGCGCCAGAGGTAAAACCGCAATACACCTATTTCGCTTCTTATTGGGTAAGGTTGCAACCGCCTATGATAGGCGTGCACGTTACTGGTCCAACCAAAGATGCTGATGTTAAGGGCCTGACGATTGTGGCTGTTGTGGCCGGTTCACCTGCCTCTAAAGCTGGTTTGCAGGCGGATGATATATTGACCCAGATTGGTGATGTCGTGCTCGACAAGCCAGAGGAGCTGACCAAGTCTGCACACCTTTACGCAGGGCAAACCGCAAACGTGAATTATGTGCGCAATGGTACGTCAGCAAAAACAACCATCATGCTGAATAGGCCGTAGCCTTTCAGCGGCTCAAAGGCTAGCGTATGGCCTTTGAGCCATTCCAGGCATCTCATTTTTCTAGTTGTTTGCTGGTTTATTGGCACGTATGTGCTGAGCATGGTTAAATAAAGCCACTCATCATTACAGTAAAGCTAATATCAATCCATGATGGAACAAATACTCAGCGATTACGCTTTAGCACCAGACAGCCCCGCTAAGCTGCTGACAAGACTGGTCGCACAGATACGTCCAGCGGCTAAGCAAAATATCGAAGCGCAACACTTGTACGCCACGCATGCCATACAGGCGCTATGCCACGTGCTTGAAACGCAGCCAAACTACGCCACTATTTTGCGTACTGCTATCCTGGATTTGCTGGGTAAGCATAAGCCTGTGTCTTTGCTGGTGGATTCTGGCATACACCCTAGTAGCGGATTCTTTACTGAAATATTCAGACGCATTGGCCACAAGTTATTGCCCGATGCCGTTAATCCGCTCTACCTGAAAGACTTGTTTGCGCTGATTTTCCCTAATCGCCGTGATGAGGATTGGGTGATTGCCGTGCCCGATACGGTATGGCTAGAGCTCATGCAGGCATTGCATTTTGAGCAAGCTGAGAATGATATAGCAAAGGAATGCCAGCGCCGTTTGCTGGATGCCTTGCAAGTGCTTTCTTACCGTTTATCAGCCTCTGGTTTAGAGCCTGAGCTGATATTGAATCACCCAGAACTTGAAGATCACGCCTCACCTTTCATCGTGCAGAATATCGAGCTGGGTGACTTTTTGTCAGACCCCGATGAACAATCGCACGATATCAAACATATCCTGGTGATGCTGGACCAATGTCGCCAGGTGATTGCCAAAATCCGCCGCAATAGTTCTGTGACTGGTACTAGTATTCGCCTGACTTTCTTGTTGCAACGCATGTCGCAGCAAATTAAGCGTCTTGAAGACTTATTGAGCATTACCATCAGTTTGCGCGCTGGCGAAAGTGCTCACGCAGACTGCATCAAACTGTTCAAGGCGCTGGTTTCAGCAGAGTGCCACAAGAATGATGTGCGCAAACACTGGCGCGAAAATATGGAGATATTGGCACTGCGGGTGACTGAAAACGCCAGCCGTACGGGCGAACATTACATCACCGAATCACGCAGTGAGTATTTCAGCCTGATGCGTTCTGCCATGGGCGCGGGCATCATCATCGCAATCATGGCGATGATTAAAATCATCACGGCTAAACAGCACTATGCCCCGCTGACTGAGGGTATTTTGTTCAGCCTAAATTATGGCTTGGGCTTTGTCATCATTCATATCCTGCATTTCACTGTGGCTACTAAACAACCCGCGATGACGGCTGCTGCCATCGCCGCCAGCATTGACCATAGTGACGGTAAAAGCAAAGAGATGGATAGTCTGGTGAATATTATTGCGCAGACCATACGCAGCCAGACCATCGCCATTATCGGCAATATCTCGCTGGCAGTACCCGTTGCAGTATTGATTGGCTGGAGCATTCAGATGTGCCTTGGCCATCACTTTATTGATGTAGATAAAGCGCACAAACTTTTAAGTGACCTTGATTTTAGACATGGCGCACCGCTGATTTATGCAGGTATTGCGGGAGTTTGCTTATTCTTGTCTGGCTTGATTGCGGGTTACCACGACAATCTGGCGGTGTATAACAAGATTCCGCAGCGCCTGCGTGCTTTGGGCTGGTTAAAGAAATTGCTTGGGCAACCACGACTCGACAGAGTGGCTACCTATATAGAAAACAATCTGGGTGCGCTGGCGGGTAACTTCTATTTTGGCTGCTTGTTGGGCGGCATGTCTGCGCTTGGGGTTTTGCTCGGCTTGCCGATTGATATTCGCCATATTGCTTTTTCTTCAGCATTCGTTGGGTTTTCATTCATGGCGATGGATTTCAACATCACATGGCAATTGGTCGTAATTGCAACCTCAAGTGTGCTGCTCATTGGTACTGTGAACTTGCTAGTGAGTTTTAGCCTGGCGCTCTACGTGGCCATGAAGTCGAGAAAAGTGACGTTTGCACAGTGGCGGTACTTGCTCAAAAATATCTTGCTAAGACTATGGCGTAAGCCGGGAGATTTTTTCTTGCCGCCCAAAAAGTCACAGGCCAGTGAAGTTGCTGCTGATTCCAGCGGCCATTAAAGCAGTATAAAAAAGATCGCTGCCACAATCGTGGGCGGTAGCGCGCCCAGTAATAGTCCACCAGCGCTGATGGATTCATCCGCAAAGCCACGTTTTAACAGCGTTATCCCAGCAGGATTGGGCGCATTGGCAATCACGGTTAGCCCGCCACCAGTGACAGCGCCTGCCATTAACATGTATTTGGCTGGGTCAGACATGCCGGAAATCAATGAGCCTAGATAAGTCAGTGCAGCGTTATCGGTAATCGCTGTTAGTGCGGTTGCGCCGAAAAAGAGTTGTATCGGCTTGAGGGCAGAGACAATCGGTTGCAGCCACCACTGTTGCAAACCACCCAAGACAACTAGGCCTGCAAGGAAAAAGCCAACCAATAGGCCTTCTTTTAATATCAAGGGTGTTTGATAGCGCTCATAGGCCTGAGTAAAGCCGAGAAATAGCATGAACAGACCAATAAACACCACAGTGTGATGCGCAAATATCACCACGCTGGCCAAGAATGCCAGATGAATCAGGCTCACTGTTAATGGCGTTTTTAACGCAGCCACATCTGCTTTTGGCGCTTGCGTGAAGTATTTGCGCAATAAAAACGTGACTACAGTTGCGTTGATCGCCACGGCAATCGCCGCTTTGTAGCCAAAATTCTGCATCATGAACAGGCTATCCCATTGCCAGGTATTCGCGACCATCAACACAGGCGGTGCTGCGTAAGAGGTCAGGGTGCCGCCAATCGATATATTCACAAACAGTACACCAAGTGCTGCATATTTAAGCCATTCGGGGATGCCCTCGCGAAACACCAAGGGCGCGAGCATGAGGGCTGCCAATGTCATTGCGGCAGGTTCAGTGATGAGTGAGCCTATCAGTGGCACTAGAGCAAGGCTCAGCCATACTTGGCCTAATGTTGAATTCAGCGGTAGTACACTGGCCACGCCTTTAACCACTGATTTAACAAGTTGTAGCACAGGGTTGGATGCGGCCACTACCATGATCACAAATACAAACAAGGGCTCTGTGTAATGGCGCGACTCAACATACTCAAGCGCATGGCTACCGCCACTCACAAACGCCATCAAGCCGATCAGGATAAATGCCCAAAAGCCAAACACCACCTCAATCTCACCTAGCAGGTGGAAAAGCCCTGCATGTTTGGGGTGGCGATGCGCCATGACTTCAAAAGACTTGGCGGCAAACGTGTGTATCAGCGCCAGCGCAAAAATAATCGCTGCAATAACGCTGATCGTGTCTATTGTCACTCGGCTTCTCCAGCGACATCAGGGGCAGATGATTCGCTGTTTTCACGTAATAAGGCAAATAGTGCGCGGCTACTCTTTGGTGGCTTGTTGGCGGTTTGTTCACGCTGCGCATTGCGAATCAGTGCACGCATCTGCTGGCTATCAGTTTGTGGGTATTTGATCATCCATTCCGATATAAGGCTATCATCCGCAATCAGGCGGTCGCGCCAGCGTTCTAGTTGATGGAAATAGGCATTCTCCGCGCTATGTTTACCATCCCAGCGCTGTAGTTGATCAATAATCGGTGCTACCTCTACTTCGCGCATCAGGCTGCCGATATATTGTTTTTGGCGACGCGTCGCACCGTTGGCCGTGATGCGCTTAGCTTCATTAACGGCATCCAGCAATCTTTCAGGCAAATCCAGCTTAGCCAGCCTCTCTTTTGAGAGGCCGATCAACCGCACACCTATATCTTGCAGCTCATCCATTTCGGCTTTGCGTTTTGTTTTGCTGATGGGCTCATCGCCATCTTGGTCTTCATATTCATTCATATTGCTGTTGTATATCTCATTAGGTTTCATGCTGGGGTATGATAACAGTTTTTCGCAAAGAGCCCGCCGTGAGCCAGTCAGACACACATCAATCCCTAGGTTTTAACTACTCGCTGGACGACCTGAAAGCCATGAGCGCACAGGTGCTGCAACTAGCCAAAAGTGCTGGTGCAAGCGCTGCAGATGCAGAGATCAGCCTGGGCGTGGGTCAAAATGTCTCAGTCCGCATGGGCGAGACTGAAACCATAGAATACAACCGCGATAAAGGCATGTCAGTGACTGTCTATTTCGGCCAGCAACGCGGCAATGCCAGTACTTCAGACTTATCCCCTAAAGCGCTGCAAGACACCGTTGCCGCTGCCTGCAACATTGCCAAATATACGGCACAAGATGAATTCTGTGGCTTGGCCGA
This genomic window from Methyloradius palustris contains:
- a CDS encoding site-specific recombinase, whose translation is MMEQILSDYALAPDSPAKLLTRLVAQIRPAAKQNIEAQHLYATHAIQALCHVLETQPNYATILRTAILDLLGKHKPVSLLVDSGIHPSSGFFTEIFRRIGHKLLPDAVNPLYLKDLFALIFPNRRDEDWVIAVPDTVWLELMQALHFEQAENDIAKECQRRLLDALQVLSYRLSASGLEPELILNHPELEDHASPFIVQNIELGDFLSDPDEQSHDIKHILVMLDQCRQVIAKIRRNSSVTGTSIRLTFLLQRMSQQIKRLEDLLSITISLRAGESAHADCIKLFKALVSAECHKNDVRKHWRENMEILALRVTENASRTGEHYITESRSEYFSLMRSAMGAGIIIAIMAMIKIITAKQHYAPLTEGILFSLNYGLGFVIIHILHFTVATKQPAMTAAAIAASIDHSDGKSKEMDSLVNIIAQTIRSQTIAIIGNISLAVPVAVLIGWSIQMCLGHHFIDVDKAHKLLSDLDFRHGAPLIYAGIAGVCLFLSGLIAGYHDNLAVYNKIPQRLRALGWLKKLLGQPRLDRVATYIENNLGALAGNFYFGCLLGGMSALGVLLGLPIDIRHIAFSSAFVGFSFMAMDFNITWQLVVIATSSVLLIGTVNLLVSFSLALYVAMKSRKVTFAQWRYLLKNILLRLWRKPGDFFLPPKKSQASEVAADSSGH
- the yjgA gene encoding ribosome biogenesis factor YjgA, whose product is MKPNEIYNSNMNEYEDQDGDEPISKTKRKAEMDELQDIGVRLIGLSKERLAKLDLPERLLDAVNEAKRITANGATRRQKQYIGSLMREVEVAPIIDQLQRWDGKHSAENAYFHQLERWRDRLIADDSLISEWMIKYPQTDSQQMRALIRNAQREQTANKPPKSSRALFALLRENSESSAPDVAGEAE
- the mog gene encoding molybdopterin adenylyltransferase; its protein translation is MTKEFIKIGLVSISDRAFSGEYEDKGIPMLKAWLDKTLTTEWHHIARIIPDEQPEIETNLIDLVDHEKCDLILTTGGTGPALRDVTPEATLAVADKEMPGFGEQMRQISLYFVPTAILSRQVAVIRKQSLIINLPGQPKAIAETLEGLKDEDGKIIVNGIFAAVPYCIDLIGGPYIETNEAIVKSFRPKSAIRATKPSAS
- the thiL gene encoding thiamine-phosphate kinase; protein product: MASEFDLIQRYFTRNTPQALLGVGDDAALIKPSAGMELAISTDILVAGTHFFADTDAYKLGWKTLAVNLSDMAAMGSKPRWATLGLALPEINEEWLAKFSEGFFACAETFGVDLIGGDTTRGPLTLSVQIMGEVPAGKAIRRDNAKIGDEIWVSGELGTAALALAVLQNKIALSESEMSIYRLALEQPEPKVHLGIALRDIANSMIDISDGLLADLGHILKRSKVAAHIHLEQLPTCNYVSHHLHEKPIHKLVLAGGDDYELCFTAPKSQHAKILEISQELTLPISCIGNIIAATDGDFSSTVYNQQHQIIDIKETGFDHFA
- a CDS encoding PDZ domain-containing protein; translated protein: MTRITFALILLLGLVGCASNSSKPVSSQTGAVSADKPNAANAISKPATGNPYADTFVSRDRPTVALKPDPDGPKIYAGESKDDDYQRMLERGFDMIGYSSFDGIEVSPDALKEQAKNIKADAVLVYTERADPKQLTVNMQQIRDKIAAKKAAEGKPVDADKAVSQPAPEVKPQYTYFASYWVRLQPPMIGVHVTGPTKDADVKGLTIVAVVAGSPASKAGLQADDILTQIGDVVLDKPEELTKSAHLYAGQTANVNYVRNGTSAKTTIMLNRP
- a CDS encoding putative Na+/H+ antiporter — protein: MTIDTISVIAAIIFALALIHTFAAKSFEVMAHRHPKHAGLFHLLGEIEVVFGFWAFILIGLMAFVSGGSHALEYVESRHYTEPLFVFVIMVVAASNPVLQLVKSVVKGVASVLPLNSTLGQVWLSLALVPLIGSLITEPAAMTLAALMLAPLVFREGIPEWLKYAALGVLFVNISIGGTLTSYAAPPVLMVANTWQWDSLFMMQNFGYKAAIAVAINATVVTFLLRKYFTQAPKADVAALKTPLTVSLIHLAFLASVVIFAHHTVVFIGLFMLFLGFTQAYERYQTPLILKEGLLVGFFLAGLVVLGGLQQWWLQPIVSALKPIQLFFGATALTAITDNAALTYLGSLISGMSDPAKYMLMAGAVTGGGLTVIANAPNPAGITLLKRGFADESISAGGLLLGALPPTIVAAIFFILL
- a CDS encoding phosphatidylglycerophosphatase A family protein, with the translated sequence MTTSPNLKFLFQHPAHFIALGFGSGLSPKAPGTFGTVVGAPLFILLMSAPEFLHSSIIALLFLVGIPICHIAGKNLGVSDHGSIVWDEIVAFMLVLEFSPFSWVWWLVAFLLFRLFDVWKPFPIRLCDQKLKGGFGVMFDDLLAAIYAIISLKALLWLTMHY